Proteins encoded together in one Candidatus Aegiribacteria sp. window:
- a CDS encoding MBL fold metallo-hydrolase produces MLTGPIDVNCYIIGCPVSGAAAVIDPGGHGARILERLEYNKLTTAVIINTHGHFDHVGGNAYLMRETDADLLLHASGLPFLQRAREHADMWGMEFEDSPEPTRLLQGGEILAVGNLKLEIIHTPGHSPGGISIYLPGHVFTGDALFEGSIGRTDLPGGNLEELISSIREKLLVLPGKTVVHPGHGPETTIENEKRYNIFLS; encoded by the coding sequence ATTCTAACAGGACCGATTGATGTAAACTGCTACATCATCGGATGTCCGGTATCCGGCGCCGCTGCTGTAATAGATCCGGGCGGTCATGGGGCGAGGATACTCGAAAGACTCGAATACAATAAGCTGACTACTGCTGTTATCATCAATACTCATGGGCATTTCGATCATGTCGGAGGGAATGCTTACCTGATGCGGGAGACTGACGCAGATCTTCTTCTGCATGCTTCCGGTTTGCCTTTTCTTCAGAGAGCTCGGGAACATGCCGACATGTGGGGTATGGAATTTGAGGATTCTCCTGAACCTACGCGTCTGCTCCAGGGTGGTGAGATTCTTGCAGTTGGTAACCTGAAACTTGAAATCATTCATACCCCTGGTCATTCACCTGGGGGAATAAGCATTTACCTACCAGGGCATGTCTTTACAGGTGATGCGCTATTTGAGGGATCAATAGGCAGAACTGATCTTCCCGGAGGAAATCTTGAAGAGCTCATATCCTCGATCAGGGAGAAGCTTCTTGTTCTTCCGGGAAAGACTGTTGTTCATCCAGGGCATGGTCCCGAAACGACGATTGAGAATGAGAAAAGATATAATATATTTTTAAGTTAG